The genomic stretch aaattctcatattaccCCTAAGATATATGATATTATGGGGCGGTAaggtgtaatttttcctaagatatatgatattatgaggcattaaaaatttgaaatattatctTAAATTCCATTAAACACATTCCATTGAAAATTACTATGACCAAGTTCATATATCCCTAATTGAAAAACCCAAACCAATATctagttataaaacaaaaatctttcaagtcatgtccaaagtaaatataaaaacttcTAATCTACTACATCTTGCATCATTTGGTCAGGTAGAATGAGTAAGATCTTTCATCGTTGCCTAAAGTTTTCGAGTAGAGGTCTCAACTCTGCTATCTCTGCCCTCAATGCCGCTCTTTCTTGTGCATCTTCCTGTATACAATAAACATTTAGAACATAGTTGACGAAACCAAATGAATGTAATACAACATAACATAATTTAAGAAATAGCTGGATTATAATTTAACCTCTCGTTGTCGCCTCAACTCTGCTACCTCTAACCTTAGTGCCGCAAGTTCTTGTGCATCTTCTGGTGTAGAAGCACTAGCAATAGATTGTGAATTACCATGACCCGGAAGGGATGAAGGAGTAATCCCTAGTCCAAAACCCACGCACGCGACCATGACGTTCCTTACCCAAAGATTTTGAGTAGGCATCATTAGCATGGTACATCATGCTGCCTACTTGGGTACCCTCTTGCGAGTTTGGAGGCTCCTGCATTATGTCTTCCTCCATTTGAGACTGTAACCAAGTGAAGCCATGAAATTCAGTAGTAAGCACATTAAGCTGagtgaagaaataaataaaatttaaaacaatacTAGTTAGCTAGTGGTTTTAAATATTACTTACAACAACTCGTCTTGTCTTATCATTCACATGCGTGCCATCATTATGCTTATGTGTGTCAATAAAGACTGCGGGCCTGGTTGGTATCACCCCAGTAGATTTCCTCTACACATTTCAATTTATCAGGTTtgtaaacaaaatcaacaacttCAATTGTACTACTAACTAAAAACTAAGTACCATTTCATTGGCGCGTCGAGCAAAGCTTTTTGCCCCTGCTGCGTGCTGGATTTCTTGCTTTGATCGGCTCACCTTAGCAACTTGCGCCTTCTCCTACGTTGTCAATATAATAGAGTCAAACATTTATAATCCTATAGttgcttataaattatttttataaatttggtaCCTGAACTTTTCCATCTTTCCAGTAGTTTACAAGATTTGCAAATTGCATGATGTTAATTTTGGTTGAGTCAGCACTTGCCACTATTTCTGCAGCAGTTAATGAATTGCTGAAGTGAGTATTCTTCAATTTACTCCGGTACTCCCGCAATTGCTTTCCCATGTTGTGCAATACCCACTCCTTGATTTTTGAAGCTTGGCGTTCTGGTATAAAGAACTTTTtctacaatcaaataaaaaaattaatgatgatattgttgcaatttttaaaattattacaaaaatataaagaagacGTCAACATAAAATTGAATTTTCATACTTGTATTAAGTTCCACGCATCCTCCTTGTGTCTATTAGGAACTTTCTTCCAATTCACAACATCTATAGGCATAATGTTTTTATCCTTAACAAGTGTGCCAGCGAAAGTACTGAACTTCAAGCCTTGATCGCAAATTGGCTGACCTAAGCCATTAAATTCGATGATTACTTTTTCATCCTCCGGTAAATTCCATATGCCTGGCATACGGGTAACACCACGCCTTCTCTTGTTGCCTGCAATgtgtagaaaataaaattaatgttaagaatttggaaaatatattttaattaattttaaaaatgcaacaaTATGTTACACATACCGCCAGTGTCTACCTCCCCAGGCGTGGGAATTGTCTGCTCAGGATCCTCATAAGGGAGAAAAGCTCCTAAATCATCGTTGCTAGTAGCTCCTTGAAGTGAAGGTCCATCACCTATGGAATCGTGTTGTGTAGGGGCCTCCATAGGCTGCACAGATCGGGTAGTCCTCAATCGTTTGGTCGGGGCCATATGCCTACACCAATCAACATCATATCAGACTAATAGCACCAAAGTATgtaataatcacaaaaaaaatcatcagcAATCATGTGAACACTTA from Corylus avellana chromosome ca1, CavTom2PMs-1.0 encodes the following:
- the LOC132170375 gene encoding uncharacterized protein LOC132170375 — encoded protein: MAPTKRLRTTRSVQPMEAPTQHDSIGDGPSLQGATSNDDLGAFLPYEDPEQTIPTPGEVDTGGNKRRRGVTRMPGIWNLPEDEKVIIEFNGLGQPICDQGLKFSTFAGTLVKDKNIMPIDVVNWKKVPNRHKEDAWNLIQKKFFIPERQASKIKEWVLHNMGKQLREYRSKLKNTHFSNSLTAAEIVASADSTKINIMQFANLVNYWKDGKVQEKAQVAKVSRSKQEIQHAAGAKSFARRANEMRKSTGVIPTRPAVFIDTHKHNDGTHVNDKTRRVVSQMEEDIMQEPPNSQEGTQVGSMMYHANDAYSKSLEDAQELAALRLEVAELRRQREEDAQERAALRAEIAELRPLLENFRQR